The following are encoded in a window of Nocardioides houyundeii genomic DNA:
- a CDS encoding DUF1206 domain-containing protein — protein sequence MLAGLAVIGYAGYTAYRGWSEKFLESLDSQGRTGEVGEAYKWFGKVGYLVKGISIGLVGGLIVHAGWTHSGKEDKGLDDALRTVLEQPFGPALLTAVAIGLACYGLFCFARARHLDR from the coding sequence GTGCTCGCCGGACTGGCGGTGATCGGCTACGCCGGCTACACGGCGTACCGCGGCTGGAGCGAGAAGTTCCTGGAGAGCCTCGACAGCCAGGGCCGCACGGGCGAGGTGGGTGAGGCCTACAAGTGGTTCGGCAAGGTCGGCTACCTCGTCAAGGGGATCTCCATCGGCCTGGTGGGCGGGCTGATCGTGCACGCCGGGTGGACGCACAGCGGCAAGGAGGACAAGGGCCTGGACGACGCGCTGCGCACGGTGCTGGAGCAGCCCTTCGGTCCGGCCCTGCTGACCGCGGTGGCGATCGGGCTCGCGTGCTACGGCCTGTTCTGCTTCGCCCGCGCCCGGCACCTGGACCGCTAG
- a CDS encoding DUF1206 domain-containing protein, with protein sequence MTDVGRTLKDSGKQANDSKWMDHLARAGLVAYGVVHLLIAWVAVQLAFGESGRQASSSGAFAELASKPFGTFALWALAIGLILLVLWRVLEAVVGHEDEEGADRWKKRAASGLKAALYAALAFSALKTLLSSNSGGKGRSMTGTVMSWPGGSGWWCSPDWR encoded by the coding sequence GTGACAGACGTCGGCAGGACCCTCAAGGACTCAGGCAAGCAAGCCAACGACAGCAAGTGGATGGACCACCTCGCGCGCGCGGGGCTCGTCGCCTACGGGGTGGTCCACCTGCTCATCGCCTGGGTGGCGGTGCAGCTGGCCTTCGGTGAGTCGGGCCGCCAGGCGTCCAGCAGCGGCGCGTTCGCCGAGCTCGCCTCGAAGCCCTTCGGCACCTTCGCCCTCTGGGCGCTGGCCATCGGGCTGATCCTGCTGGTGCTGTGGCGCGTGCTGGAGGCGGTGGTCGGGCACGAGGACGAGGAGGGGGCCGACCGCTGGAAGAAGCGGGCCGCCTCGGGTCTCAAGGCCGCGCTGTACGCGGCGCTCGCCTTCTCCGCGCTCAAGACGCTGCTCAGCAGCAACAGCGGTGGCAAGGGCCGGTCCATGACCGGCACCGTCATGTCCTGGCCCGGGGGCAGTGGCTGGTGGTGCTCGCCGGACTGGCGGTGA
- the pyrR gene encoding bifunctional pyr operon transcriptional regulator/uracil phosphoribosyltransferase PyrR — protein MPAPAPGRTVLDARDITRALTRISHEILERNKGASDLILLGLHTRGVPLAHRIADGIAAVEGVPVAVGELDVTMYRDDLRSQPTRRAHKTQLPSGGIDGKVVVLVDDVLFSGRTIRAALDAVSDLGRPAAVRLAVLVDRGHRELPIRADHVGKNLPSARSERVSVRLAETDDLDEVTIS, from the coding sequence ATGCCTGCCCCCGCACCAGGACGCACCGTCCTCGACGCCCGTGACATCACCCGGGCCCTGACCCGCATCTCGCACGAGATCCTCGAGCGCAACAAGGGCGCCTCCGACCTGATCCTGCTCGGTCTGCACACCCGCGGCGTACCGCTGGCGCACCGGATCGCCGACGGCATCGCCGCGGTGGAGGGCGTGCCGGTCGCCGTCGGCGAGCTCGACGTCACGATGTACCGCGACGACCTGCGCTCCCAGCCCACCCGGCGCGCGCACAAGACCCAGCTCCCGTCGGGGGGCATCGACGGCAAGGTCGTCGTGCTCGTCGACGACGTGCTGTTCTCCGGCCGCACGATCCGCGCGGCCCTGGACGCGGTGAGCGACCTGGGTCGTCCCGCCGCGGTCCGCCTCGCCGTGCTGGTGGACCGCGGTCACCGTGAGCTGCCCATCCGTGCCGACCACGTGGGCAAGAACCTGCCCAGCGCCCGCTCCGAGCGGGTCAGCGTCAGGCTCGCCGAGACCGACGACCTCGACGAGGTGACGATCTCGTGA
- a CDS encoding acetyl-CoA C-acetyltransferase, with translation MQAQTRRVAVIGGNRIPFARSNSVYSDVSNQEMLTAAIDGLAVRFGLEGEKVGEVVAGAVLKHSRDFNLARECVLGSKLSAETPATDIQQACGTGLQAVIQVANKIALGQIDVGIAGGSDTTSDAPVAVSEKLRKKLMKVNAAKDTRSRLTALGQIRPGDIGLDIPQNGEPRTGLSMGEHAALTALEWRVGREEQDELAARSHQNLARSYDEGFHDDLVTPFHGVERDTNMRADSSVEKLAKLKPVFGKGTAATMTAGNSTPLSDGASVVLLASEEWAAERGLPVLAYLTAYETAAVDYVHGQEGLLMAPAYAVARMLEREGLSLQDFDYYEIHEAFASQVLSTLKAWEDPVFCKERLGLDAPLGAIDRDKLNVNGSSLAAAHPFAATGGRIVPVLAKLLDRKGSGRGLISICAAGGQGVVAILEK, from the coding sequence ATGCAGGCCCAGACCCGCCGCGTCGCCGTCATCGGCGGCAACCGGATCCCCTTCGCCCGGTCCAACAGCGTCTACTCCGACGTCTCCAACCAGGAGATGCTCACCGCGGCCATCGACGGACTGGCCGTCCGTTTCGGCCTCGAGGGCGAGAAGGTCGGTGAGGTCGTGGCCGGTGCCGTCCTGAAGCACTCGCGCGACTTCAACCTGGCGCGCGAGTGCGTGCTGGGCTCCAAGCTGAGCGCCGAGACCCCCGCCACCGACATCCAGCAGGCCTGCGGGACCGGCCTGCAGGCGGTGATCCAGGTGGCGAACAAGATCGCGCTGGGCCAGATCGACGTCGGCATCGCCGGAGGGTCCGACACCACCTCCGACGCGCCCGTCGCCGTGAGCGAGAAGCTGCGCAAGAAGCTGATGAAGGTCAACGCCGCCAAGGACACCAGGTCCCGGCTCACCGCCCTGGGCCAGATCCGCCCCGGCGACATCGGCCTGGACATCCCGCAGAACGGCGAGCCCCGCACCGGCCTGTCCATGGGCGAGCACGCCGCCCTGACCGCGCTGGAGTGGCGGGTTGGCCGTGAGGAGCAGGACGAGCTCGCGGCCCGCTCCCACCAGAACCTCGCCCGCTCCTACGACGAGGGGTTCCACGACGACCTGGTCACCCCCTTCCACGGCGTGGAGCGCGACACCAACATGCGCGCCGACTCCTCGGTCGAGAAGCTCGCGAAGCTGAAGCCGGTCTTCGGCAAGGGCACCGCCGCCACCATGACCGCGGGCAACTCGACGCCTCTCTCGGACGGCGCCTCGGTGGTGCTGCTGGCCTCGGAGGAGTGGGCGGCCGAGCGCGGGCTGCCGGTCCTGGCCTACCTGACCGCCTACGAGACGGCCGCCGTCGACTACGTGCACGGCCAGGAGGGGCTGTTGATGGCCCCCGCCTACGCCGTCGCCCGGATGCTCGAGCGCGAGGGCCTGAGCCTGCAGGACTTCGACTACTACGAGATCCACGAGGCGTTCGCCTCCCAGGTGCTGTCCACCCTCAAGGCGTGGGAGGACCCGGTGTTCTGCAAGGAGCGGCTGGGCCTGGATGCCCCCCTGGGTGCCATCGACCGGGACAAGCTCAACGTCAACGGCTCCTCGCTCGCCGCCGCGCACCCGTTCGCCGCGACCGGTGGACGCATCGTGCCGGTCCTGGCCAAGCTGCTGGACCGCAAGGGCTCCGGCCGCGGCCTGATCTCCATCTGTGCGGCAGGTGGACAGGGCGTGGTCGCAATCCTGGAGAAGTAG
- a CDS encoding VOC family protein, protein MSAPHLLHTVLDAVEIRREAEFWRQLLDLVYRPGDEAGEGDDEVDWLVLTRDDGTRVLAFQRVAEQARSTWPSPEVPQQLHLDLTVDTPAELSAQRDRAVGLGAKVLLDRSADEDEQLYVFADPEGHPFCIFVA, encoded by the coding sequence ATGAGTGCCCCTCACCTGCTGCACACCGTGCTGGACGCGGTCGAGATCCGGCGGGAGGCCGAGTTCTGGCGCCAGCTCCTGGACCTGGTCTACCGGCCCGGGGACGAGGCCGGCGAAGGCGACGACGAGGTGGACTGGCTGGTGCTGACCCGGGACGACGGCACCCGCGTGCTGGCGTTCCAGCGGGTCGCCGAGCAGGCCCGGAGCACCTGGCCCAGCCCCGAGGTCCCGCAGCAGCTGCACCTCGACCTGACCGTCGACACTCCTGCGGAGCTGAGCGCCCAACGGGACCGGGCGGTGGGACTGGGGGCCAAGGTGCTGCTGGACCGCTCCGCGGACGAGGACGAGCAGCTGTACGTGTTCGCCGACCCCGAGGGGCACCCCTTCTGCATCTTCGTGGCCTGA
- the carB gene encoding carbamoyl-phosphate synthase large subunit, whose protein sequence is MPKRDDIKSVLVIGSGPIIIGQACEFDYSGTQACRVLKEEGLRVILVNSNPATIMTDPEFADATYIEPITPEYVEKVIAKERPDALLATLGGQTALNCAMRLDEAGVLAKYDVELIGASIEAINRGENREQFKKIVDELGGESAKSVVCHSIEDLLAGADELGYPLVVRPSFTMGGTGSGFAYDEEQLRRIGGAGLAASPTTEVLLEESIIGWKEYELEVMRDTADNVVIICSIENFDPMGVHTGDSITVAPAMTLTDREYQKMRDMAIGIIRSVGVDTGGCNIQYAVNPADGRLIVIEMNPRVSRSSALASKATGFPIAKIAAKVAIGYTLDEIPNDITARPDGSSTPAAFEPTLDYVVVKVPRFAFEKFPGADQTLTTHMKSVGEAMAIGRNFTESLQKALRSLESKQAVFDFAAEPGDLQELLEKSEIPTDGRLRTVMDSILAGATPEQVFEHTRIDPWFVDQLFLIREVAEAVAAADELDAATLRMAKRHGFSDAQLAGIRGMSEGEVRAVRHALGVRPVYKTVDTCAAEFAARTPYHYSSYDEETEVEPREREAVIILGSGPNRIGQGIEFDYSCVHASMALSEAGYETVMVNCNPETVSTDYDTSDRLYFEPLTLEDVLEIVHAEQQAGPVAGVICQLGGQTPLGLAQGLADAGVTIVGTAPEAIHLAEERGAFGQVLADAGLPAPKFGMATSYEDAKEIAAGIGYPVLVRPSYVLGGRGMEIVYDDASLRGYIDRATEISPEHPVLVDRFIDDAVEIDVDAIFDGTDLFLGGVMEHIEEAGIHSGDSSCALPPITLGAAEILRIRSATEAIARGVGVRGLLNIQFALGSDVLYVLEANPRASRTVPFVSKATGTPLAKAAARVMLGESIAQLRACGVLPAQGDGGTLPADFPIAVKEAVMPFNRFKTPDGRNVDTVLGPEMKSTGEVMGFDADFGTAFAKAQTAAYGSLPTSGRIFVSVANRDKRNMIFPIKALAMRGFEILATQGTAEVLRRNGIEARTVRKHHEGEGPDGEQTTVQLIHGGEIDLVINTPYSTGTAGRLDGYEIRTAAVMANIPCITTVQGLAAAAQGIEALSRGEIGVRSLQEWNAITGAT, encoded by the coding sequence ATGCCCAAGCGCGACGACATCAAGTCGGTGCTCGTGATCGGCTCCGGTCCGATCATCATCGGCCAGGCCTGCGAGTTCGACTACTCCGGCACCCAGGCCTGCCGGGTGCTCAAGGAGGAGGGGCTGCGGGTCATCCTGGTCAACTCCAACCCGGCCACCATCATGACCGACCCGGAGTTCGCCGACGCCACCTACATCGAGCCGATCACCCCCGAGTACGTCGAGAAGGTGATCGCCAAGGAGCGTCCCGACGCGCTGCTGGCCACCCTCGGCGGGCAGACCGCGCTCAACTGCGCGATGCGGCTCGACGAGGCCGGCGTGCTGGCCAAGTACGACGTCGAGCTGATCGGCGCCAGCATCGAGGCGATCAACCGCGGGGAGAACCGCGAGCAGTTCAAGAAGATCGTCGACGAGCTCGGCGGCGAGTCGGCCAAGTCGGTCGTCTGCCACTCCATCGAGGACCTGCTGGCCGGCGCGGACGAGCTCGGCTACCCGCTGGTGGTGCGCCCCTCCTTCACGATGGGCGGCACCGGCTCGGGGTTCGCCTACGACGAGGAGCAGCTGCGTCGCATCGGCGGCGCCGGGCTCGCCGCCTCGCCGACCACCGAGGTGCTCCTGGAGGAGTCCATCATCGGCTGGAAGGAGTACGAGCTGGAGGTGATGCGTGACACCGCCGACAACGTGGTGATCATCTGCTCCATCGAGAACTTCGACCCCATGGGCGTGCACACGGGCGACTCCATCACCGTCGCCCCGGCCATGACGCTGACCGACCGCGAGTACCAGAAGATGCGCGACATGGCGATCGGCATCATCCGCTCGGTCGGCGTCGACACCGGTGGCTGCAACATCCAGTACGCGGTCAACCCGGCCGACGGCCGCCTGATCGTGATCGAGATGAACCCCCGGGTCTCCCGCTCCAGCGCTCTCGCCTCCAAGGCCACGGGCTTCCCGATCGCCAAGATCGCCGCCAAGGTGGCCATCGGCTACACCCTCGACGAGATCCCCAACGACATCACCGCCCGCCCGGACGGGTCGAGCACCCCGGCGGCCTTCGAGCCCACCCTGGACTACGTGGTGGTCAAGGTGCCGCGGTTCGCCTTCGAGAAGTTCCCCGGGGCCGACCAGACGCTGACCACCCACATGAAGAGCGTCGGTGAGGCGATGGCGATCGGCCGCAACTTCACCGAGTCGCTGCAGAAGGCGCTGCGCAGCCTGGAGTCCAAGCAGGCCGTCTTCGACTTCGCCGCCGAGCCCGGTGACCTCCAAGAGCTGCTGGAGAAGTCGGAGATCCCGACCGACGGCCGGCTGCGCACCGTGATGGACTCGATCCTGGCCGGCGCCACCCCCGAGCAGGTCTTCGAGCACACCAGGATCGACCCGTGGTTCGTCGACCAGCTCTTCCTGATCCGCGAGGTCGCCGAGGCGGTCGCGGCCGCCGACGAGCTCGATGCCGCCACGCTGCGGATGGCCAAGCGCCACGGCTTCAGCGACGCCCAGCTCGCCGGCATCCGAGGCATGAGCGAGGGCGAGGTCCGGGCGGTCCGGCACGCGCTCGGGGTGCGCCCGGTCTACAAGACGGTCGACACCTGTGCCGCGGAGTTCGCCGCCCGGACGCCGTACCACTACTCGTCCTACGACGAGGAGACCGAGGTCGAGCCGCGAGAGCGCGAGGCCGTCATCATCCTGGGCAGCGGACCCAACCGGATCGGTCAGGGCATCGAGTTCGACTACTCGTGCGTGCACGCCTCCATGGCGCTGTCCGAGGCCGGCTACGAGACCGTCATGGTCAACTGCAACCCCGAGACCGTCTCCACCGACTACGACACCTCCGACCGGCTCTACTTCGAGCCGCTCACCCTGGAGGACGTGCTCGAGATCGTGCACGCCGAGCAGCAGGCGGGTCCCGTCGCCGGCGTCATCTGCCAGCTGGGCGGTCAGACTCCCTTGGGCCTGGCCCAGGGCCTGGCGGACGCCGGGGTCACGATCGTGGGCACCGCGCCCGAGGCGATCCACCTGGCCGAGGAGCGCGGCGCCTTCGGTCAGGTGCTCGCCGACGCCGGTCTGCCGGCGCCCAAGTTCGGGATGGCGACCTCCTACGAGGACGCCAAGGAGATCGCCGCCGGCATCGGCTACCCCGTGCTGGTGCGTCCTTCCTACGTCCTGGGTGGGCGCGGCATGGAGATCGTCTACGACGACGCCTCGCTGCGCGGCTACATCGACCGGGCCACCGAGATCAGCCCCGAGCACCCGGTGCTCGTGGACCGCTTCATCGACGACGCGGTCGAGATCGACGTGGACGCCATCTTCGACGGCACCGACCTGTTCCTGGGCGGGGTCATGGAGCACATCGAGGAGGCCGGCATCCACTCCGGCGACTCCTCCTGCGCGCTGCCGCCGATCACCCTGGGCGCCGCGGAGATCCTGCGCATCCGCTCCGCCACCGAGGCCATCGCCCGCGGCGTCGGGGTGCGCGGGCTGCTGAACATCCAGTTCGCCCTCGGCTCCGACGTGCTCTACGTCCTGGAGGCCAACCCCCGGGCCTCGCGGACCGTCCCCTTCGTGTCCAAGGCGACCGGGACGCCGCTGGCCAAGGCAGCCGCCCGGGTGATGCTGGGCGAGTCGATCGCCCAGCTGCGCGCCTGCGGCGTGCTGCCGGCGCAGGGCGACGGCGGCACCCTGCCGGCCGACTTCCCGATCGCGGTCAAGGAGGCGGTGATGCCGTTCAACCGGTTCAAGACCCCCGACGGCCGCAACGTCGACACGGTGCTGGGTCCGGAGATGAAGTCGACCGGCGAGGTGATGGGCTTCGACGCCGACTTCGGCACCGCCTTCGCCAAGGCCCAGACCGCCGCCTACGGCTCGCTGCCCACCTCGGGGCGGATCTTCGTCTCGGTGGCCAACCGGGACAAGCGGAACATGATCTTCCCGATCAAGGCGCTGGCGATGCGCGGCTTCGAGATCCTGGCGACCCAGGGCACCGCCGAGGTGCTGCGGCGCAACGGGATCGAGGCGCGCACCGTGCGCAAGCACCACGAGGGGGAGGGTCCCGACGGAGAGCAGACCACCGTCCAGCTCATCCACGGCGGCGAGATCGACCTGGTGATCAACACCCCCTACTCCACGGGGACCGCCGGCCGTCTCGACGGCTACGAGATCCGCACGGCGGCGGTGATGGCCAACATCCCGTGCATCACCACGGTCCAGGGCCTGGCCGCCGCCGCCCAGGGCATCGAGGCGCTCAGCCGGGGCGAGATCGGGGTCCGGAGCCTGCAGGAGTGGAACGCCATCACCGGGGCCACCTGA
- a CDS encoding aspartate carbamoyltransferase catalytic subunit produces the protein MKHLLSIDDLSVDDIGAIFDTAAEMHDVQRRDVKKLPALRGRTIVNMFFEDSTRTRSSFEIAGKWLSADVINVSAKGSSASKGESLRDTVLTVCAMGVDGLVIRHPASGAAHQVSQWVDAVVVNAGDGTHEHPTQALLDAYTLQRRMGSLEGRHVVLVGDLTHSRVFRSNVLCLTKLGARVTVVAPPTLMPAGIDSWSRAVGFETSYDVDQVLPQADAVMMLRVQRERMSGAFFPTAREYTVGYGLTRNRLALLGPDVPICHPGPMNRGLEIAADAADAAQSVVLEQVSSGLAIRMSVLYHLLAGEEA, from the coding sequence GTGAAGCACCTGCTCTCCATCGACGACCTCTCCGTCGACGACATCGGCGCCATCTTCGACACCGCGGCCGAGATGCACGACGTGCAGCGCCGGGACGTCAAGAAGCTGCCGGCCCTTCGCGGACGCACCATCGTCAACATGTTCTTCGAGGACTCCACCCGCACCCGGTCCTCGTTCGAGATCGCGGGCAAGTGGCTCTCCGCCGACGTCATCAACGTCAGCGCCAAGGGCTCCAGCGCCTCCAAGGGCGAGAGCCTGCGCGACACCGTGCTCACGGTCTGTGCCATGGGGGTCGACGGGCTCGTCATCCGGCACCCGGCCAGCGGTGCCGCGCACCAGGTGAGCCAGTGGGTCGACGCGGTGGTGGTCAACGCCGGCGACGGCACGCACGAGCACCCCACCCAGGCGCTGCTGGACGCCTACACGCTGCAGCGCCGCATGGGCTCCCTCGAGGGTCGCCACGTGGTCCTGGTCGGCGACCTGACCCACAGCCGGGTCTTCCGCTCCAACGTGCTGTGCCTGACCAAGCTGGGGGCGCGGGTCACCGTCGTCGCCCCTCCCACCCTGATGCCCGCCGGCATCGACTCCTGGTCGCGCGCCGTCGGGTTCGAGACGTCGTACGACGTGGACCAGGTGCTCCCGCAGGCGGACGCGGTGATGATGCTCCGCGTGCAGCGCGAGCGCATGTCGGGCGCCTTCTTCCCGACCGCCCGCGAGTACACCGTCGGCTACGGCCTCACCCGCAACCGGCTGGCGCTGCTGGGGCCGGACGTGCCGATCTGCCACCCCGGCCCGATGAACCGGGGCCTGGAGATCGCTGCCGACGCCGCGGACGCCGCCCAGTCGGTGGTCCTCGAGCAGGTCTCCAGCGGCCTGGCCATCCGGATGTCCGTGCTCTACCACCTGCTTGCCGGAGAGGAAGCCTGA
- the carA gene encoding glutamine-hydrolyzing carbamoyl-phosphate synthase small subunit — MALPAPALMVLEDGRTFRGDSFGAEGETFGEIVFSTGMSGYQETLTDPSYHRQVVVMTAPHVGNTGMNDEDPESGRIWVAGYVVRDPARVPSNWRSVRTLDDALREQDVVGISGVDTRALTRHLRERGAMRVGISTTETDPERLLARVRESGEMAGANLSEAVSTAHAYVVPPVGEKRFTVAAIDLGIKSNTPRMMSERGIEVHVLPATATLDEVRAVAPDGLFFSNGPGDPAATTAQVELLQGALADEVPYFGICFGNQLFGRALGFGTYKLKYGHRGINQPVMDRTTGKVEVTAHNHGFAVDAPLEGSTATPYGEASVSHVCLNDDVVEGLELRGPDGALKSFSVQYHPEAAAGPHDAAYLFDRFCELMEARA; from the coding sequence ATGGCTCTGCCTGCCCCTGCGCTCATGGTCCTCGAGGACGGGCGCACCTTTCGCGGTGACTCTTTCGGAGCCGAGGGCGAGACCTTCGGCGAGATCGTCTTCTCGACCGGCATGTCCGGCTACCAGGAGACGCTGACCGATCCCAGCTACCACCGGCAGGTCGTCGTGATGACGGCTCCGCACGTGGGCAACACCGGGATGAACGACGAGGACCCCGAGTCCGGGCGCATCTGGGTCGCCGGCTACGTGGTGCGCGACCCCGCTCGGGTGCCCTCGAACTGGCGCAGCGTCCGCACCCTGGACGACGCGCTGCGCGAGCAGGACGTCGTGGGCATCAGTGGCGTCGACACCCGTGCGCTGACCCGCCACCTGCGTGAGCGGGGCGCGATGCGGGTGGGGATCTCCACCACCGAGACCGACCCCGAGCGGCTCCTGGCCCGGGTCCGGGAGTCGGGCGAGATGGCGGGAGCCAACCTCAGCGAGGCCGTCTCCACCGCGCACGCCTACGTGGTCCCACCGGTGGGGGAGAAGCGCTTCACCGTCGCGGCGATCGACCTCGGCATCAAGTCCAACACGCCGAGGATGATGAGCGAGCGCGGCATCGAGGTGCACGTGCTGCCCGCCACCGCCACGCTCGACGAGGTCCGGGCGGTCGCTCCCGACGGGCTCTTCTTCTCCAACGGGCCCGGCGACCCGGCGGCGACGACCGCCCAGGTCGAGCTGCTCCAGGGCGCCCTGGCCGACGAGGTGCCCTACTTCGGCATCTGCTTCGGCAACCAGCTCTTCGGCCGCGCGCTCGGCTTCGGCACCTACAAGCTCAAGTACGGCCACCGGGGCATCAACCAGCCCGTGATGGACCGGACCACCGGCAAGGTGGAGGTCACCGCGCACAACCACGGCTTCGCCGTCGACGCCCCGCTCGAGGGGTCGACCGCCACGCCGTACGGCGAGGCGAGCGTGTCCCACGTGTGCCTCAACGACGACGTGGTCGAGGGCCTGGAGCTGCGCGGGCCGGACGGCGCGCTGAAGAGCTTCTCCGTCCAGTACCACCCCGAGGCCGCGGCGGGTCCGCACGACGCGGCGTACCTGTTCGACCGTTTCTGCGAGCTCATGGAGGCGAGGGCCTGA
- a CDS encoding dihydroorotase yields the protein MALVIKGASLLGETSADLLIRDDVITEVGSVDAAGHEVIEADGLVALPGLVDLHTHLREPGREDAETVLTGSQAAALGGYTAVLAMANTTPVTDTAEAAVRVWELGREAGLVHVQPVGAVTRGLGGEELAELGLMARSRAGVRVFSDDGRCVHDARVMRRALEYVKAFGGVISQHSQDPTLAGSSACCHEGEISGRLGLPGWPGVAEEVVVARDVMLARHTGSRVHVAHVSTAGSVEVIRWAKAQGIAVTAEVTPHHLMLTTDLLTGYDPTYKVNPPLRPDEDVAALRAALADGTIDAVATDHAPHARHDKEHAFTDAAFGMVGLETALPVVRTAMEAMSWADIARVMSHTPARIAGLGAQGQALVPGAPAHLVLVDPSAVVRVDRDASASLSRNNPWHGRELTSRVVHTVYGGRVTVRDGVLARGEE from the coding sequence ATGGCGCTCGTGATCAAGGGGGCCTCGCTGCTCGGCGAGACCTCGGCCGACCTGCTGATCCGCGACGACGTGATCACCGAGGTCGGCTCCGTCGACGCCGCCGGCCACGAGGTGATCGAGGCCGACGGACTCGTCGCGCTCCCGGGACTGGTGGACCTGCACACCCACCTGCGCGAGCCCGGCCGGGAGGACGCGGAGACGGTCCTGACCGGCTCCCAGGCGGCAGCGCTGGGCGGCTACACCGCCGTGCTGGCGATGGCGAACACCACCCCGGTCACCGACACCGCCGAGGCCGCCGTGCGGGTCTGGGAGCTGGGCCGCGAAGCAGGTCTGGTCCACGTGCAGCCGGTGGGCGCGGTGACCCGCGGCCTGGGTGGCGAGGAGCTCGCCGAGCTCGGGCTGATGGCCCGGTCCCGGGCCGGGGTGCGGGTCTTCTCCGACGACGGCAGGTGCGTCCACGACGCCCGGGTGATGCGCCGTGCCCTGGAGTACGTCAAGGCGTTCGGCGGGGTCATCTCCCAGCACTCCCAGGACCCCACGCTGGCCGGATCGTCGGCCTGCTGCCACGAGGGCGAGATCTCGGGTCGGCTCGGGCTTCCCGGCTGGCCGGGCGTGGCCGAGGAGGTCGTGGTGGCCCGCGACGTCATGCTCGCCCGGCACACCGGCTCCCGGGTGCACGTCGCGCACGTGTCCACCGCGGGGTCGGTGGAGGTGATCAGGTGGGCCAAGGCCCAGGGGATCGCCGTCACCGCCGAGGTGACGCCGCACCACCTGATGCTCACCACCGACCTGCTCACCGGCTACGACCCGACGTACAAGGTGAACCCGCCGCTGCGCCCCGACGAGGACGTCGCCGCCCTGCGCGCGGCCCTTGCCGACGGCACCATCGACGCCGTGGCCACCGACCACGCACCCCACGCTCGGCACGACAAGGAGCACGCCTTCACCGACGCCGCCTTCGGCATGGTCGGGCTGGAGACGGCGCTCCCGGTGGTGCGCACCGCGATGGAGGCGATGTCCTGGGCGGACATCGCCCGGGTCATGTCGCACACTCCGGCGCGGATCGCCGGACTGGGTGCCCAGGGGCAGGCGCTCGTGCCCGGCGCCCCGGCGCACCTGGTGCTGGTGGACCCGTCCGCGGTGGTCCGGGTCGACCGGGACGCGTCAGCCTCGCTGTCGCGCAACAATCCGTGGCACGGTCGCGAGCTCACCTCCCGAGTGGTACACACGGTGTACGGCGGTCGCGTCACCGTGCGCGACGGCGTCCTGGCGCGAGGCGAGGAGTGA